A window of Komagataeibacter medellinensis NBRC 3288 contains these coding sequences:
- the thiS gene encoding sulfur carrier protein ThiS: MQIMVNDERRDVVAVTLAAVLTELGYAATSRVATAVDGRFVPAGQRAGMALHEGARVEILAPMQGG; the protein is encoded by the coding sequence ATGCAGATTATGGTGAATGACGAACGCCGCGATGTTGTCGCCGTAACGCTTGCGGCGGTGCTAACCGAACTGGGCTATGCCGCCACTTCCCGCGTTGCCACGGCGGTGGATGGTCGTTTCGTGCCCGCAGGCCAGCGCGCGGGCATGGCGCTGCACGAAGGGGCGCGAGTGGAAATTCTGGCCCCCATGCAGGGAGGATGA
- the thiO gene encoding glycine oxidase ThiO produces MAAQTALPPGMGPSVLVRGAGVSGLTAAVTLAERGARVHVHESGPRVGSGASWKAGGMLAPWCEAESATTEVTEQSLSSLGWWDAHVPGVVRNGTLVLAPARDVGEIARFGRRTSHFTTIGEDEIAALEPDLADRFSRALFFAGEGHVDPRRALAALADRLVRLGGRISFNVPVDTPADGYDWVVSCTGIAAREQMADMRGVRGEMLLLRCPDIGLRRPVRMLHPRIPIYIVPRADHVYMVGATMIESENAGPMTLRSMVEMLGAVYALHPAFGEAEILETGTGLRPSYPDNMPAVRREGRHIHINGMYRHGFLLSPVRAAEAADIVFGA; encoded by the coding sequence ATGGCAGCACAAACGGCTTTACCCCCCGGCATGGGGCCGTCCGTCCTTGTGCGTGGTGCCGGTGTTTCTGGCCTGACCGCTGCGGTCACACTGGCTGAACGGGGCGCACGGGTCCATGTGCATGAAAGCGGACCACGGGTTGGCTCCGGGGCTTCATGGAAGGCAGGGGGCATGCTGGCCCCGTGGTGTGAGGCGGAATCCGCCACGACCGAAGTGACCGAGCAGTCCCTTTCCTCGCTTGGTTGGTGGGATGCCCATGTACCCGGTGTCGTGCGCAATGGCACGCTGGTCCTGGCCCCCGCGCGCGATGTGGGCGAGATTGCGCGTTTTGGTCGCAGGACGTCGCATTTCACCACCATAGGCGAGGATGAGATCGCAGCCCTTGAGCCCGATCTGGCAGACCGCTTTTCGCGTGCGCTATTTTTTGCCGGTGAGGGTCATGTCGATCCGCGCCGGGCGCTGGCGGCACTGGCAGACAGGCTGGTCCGTCTTGGCGGGCGGATCAGTTTCAACGTGCCAGTGGATACCCCTGCGGACGGATATGACTGGGTGGTGTCGTGCACCGGCATTGCCGCACGCGAACAGATGGCGGACATGCGCGGGGTGCGCGGCGAGATGCTGCTGCTGCGCTGCCCTGATATAGGTCTGCGCCGACCGGTGCGCATGTTGCACCCGCGCATACCCATTTACATAGTACCGCGTGCCGACCATGTGTACATGGTGGGAGCTACCATGATTGAAAGCGAAAACGCAGGCCCGATGACCCTGCGCTCCATGGTAGAGATGCTGGGCGCGGTCTATGCCCTGCATCCGGCCTTTGGTGAGGCGGAAATACTCGAAACCGGCACCGGCCTGCGCCCGTCCTATCCCGATAATATGCCCGCCGTGCGGCGTGAGGGGCGGCATATCCACATCAATGGCATGTATCGTCACGGTTTTCTGCTCTCGCCCGTAAGGGCGGCAGAGGCGGCCGATATTGTGTTTGGCGCGTGA